A genome region from Methanobacterium bryantii includes the following:
- a CDS encoding orc1/cdc6 family replication initiation protein yields the protein MNIFEELGEKNTVFKCKKFLDHRFLPDKLPHREEQIRSVAKYWIEALNSVTPPDITIYGKTGTGKTAVAKFTKKQLLQMAKDKNLNVRVEYVRCTDYTTEYQVIAHLCQQMGQNVPYRGWTKAEVIQSFRNLFKKNVFGKDLILIILLDEIDILLKNDGDGLLYTLTRTENVAIASISNYVDFKKFIKPRVKSSLRDREIVFPPYNAQQLVDILEERAALSFRDNVLNDDVIPLCAALAAKEEGDARYALDLLRTSGELADEKCSDIVFEDYVREAKDHIEHNKVTDIIMTLPSQQQKVLESLLYLTKRKEEITSGRLYEVYKEVSKGDSVSYRRIFDFINELEMLGLISTKTISRGRGRGRTNIIDLQCEISLLEDAMWSA from the coding sequence ATGAACATCTTTGAAGAACTCGGTGAAAAAAACACTGTTTTTAAGTGCAAAAAATTTTTGGATCATAGATTTTTACCTGATAAGTTACCTCACCGTGAAGAACAGATCCGATCTGTTGCTAAATATTGGATTGAAGCTTTAAACAGCGTCACTCCACCAGATATAACTATTTACGGTAAGACAGGTACTGGAAAAACAGCAGTAGCTAAATTTACAAAAAAACAATTATTACAGATGGCAAAGGACAAAAATCTTAATGTAAGGGTAGAGTATGTAAGATGTACTGATTACACAACTGAATATCAAGTTATAGCTCATCTATGTCAGCAAATGGGTCAAAACGTTCCTTACAGAGGTTGGACAAAAGCTGAAGTGATACAATCATTCAGAAATCTTTTTAAAAAGAATGTATTTGGAAAGGACCTTATTTTAATTATTCTTCTTGATGAAATCGATATATTATTGAAAAACGATGGTGATGGACTTCTTTATACTCTTACAAGAACTGAAAACGTTGCAATTGCGTCTATAAGTAACTACGTTGATTTTAAAAAATTCATAAAACCAAGGGTAAAAAGCAGTTTACGTGATCGAGAGATTGTTTTCCCACCGTACAATGCTCAACAACTTGTTGATATCCTGGAAGAAAGGGCCGCATTGTCTTTTAGAGACAATGTCTTAAATGATGATGTAATTCCACTTTGTGCAGCTCTTGCAGCAAAAGAAGAAGGTGATGCTAGATATGCTCTGGACCTCCTCAGGACTTCAGGTGAACTTGCAGATGAAAAATGTTCTGACATTGTATTTGAGGATTATGTAAGGGAAGCAAAGGACCATATTGAGCATAACAAAGTTACTGATATCATAATGACTTTACCAAGCCAGCAGCAGAAAGTTCTGGAATCATTACTCTATCTTACTAAAAGAAAAGAAGAAATAACATCTGGAAGACTCTATGAAGTTTATAAAGAAGTTTCCAAGGGAGATTCAGTATCTTACCGGCGAATCTTTGACTTTATAAATGAATTAGAAATGCTAGGGCTTATTTCAACTAAAACAATCTCAAGAGGTAGGGGTAGAGGACGAACAAATATCATAGATTTACAGTGTGAAATTAGTCTTCTTGAGGATGCTATGTGGAGCGCATAG